A section of the Paenibacillus yonginensis genome encodes:
- a CDS encoding MFS transporter: MSSRLSSIRSRFTSGGESYGPIAILISVVVVAGLSQGLLLPVLSIFMEQRGISSSVNGFHAAALYIGSFAMSIMAERILKVSGFKKLLLGGLIAVTAALPLFPLTASLSLWFVLRLIVGMGDSAINFAAQLWLLLVTPPNQRGRIISLYGMFYGLGFSFGPLGIKLLHFGNMAPFIVLSGLFLALVLIIIYRLKDTHPPRQETHEEKGGRRYAKVYALAWFALIPALLYGYMEAGMSGTFPVYGLRIGLDSGEISTLLPFFGIGGLILQLPLGLLSDRIGRKKVLMAAGLLGGLLFFAVPLSGASFWPLLIIFMLAGGLVSSFFSLGLAFAADILPRTLLPAANVVASFHFNAGSMVGPNFSGALMEAGLTSALFLLLGSGYILFALSGFLFKGSPSKSKTI; the protein is encoded by the coding sequence ATGTCATCAAGGTTGTCGTCCATCAGATCCCGGTTTACTTCAGGGGGAGAGTCTTACGGACCGATTGCGATACTGATTTCAGTCGTAGTCGTAGCAGGATTAAGCCAAGGGTTGCTGCTTCCGGTTTTATCTATATTTATGGAACAAAGAGGGATCTCTTCCTCGGTTAACGGCTTTCACGCCGCAGCTTTATATATAGGTTCATTTGCAATGTCGATCATGGCGGAACGCATTTTGAAGGTGTCCGGTTTTAAAAAGCTGCTGCTTGGCGGGCTCATTGCCGTCACCGCTGCGCTTCCTTTATTCCCGCTGACCGCGAGCCTGTCCCTTTGGTTTGTGCTCCGTCTGATCGTCGGAATGGGGGACAGCGCCATCAATTTTGCGGCCCAGCTGTGGCTGCTGCTGGTGACGCCGCCCAATCAGCGGGGCAGGATCATCTCGCTTTACGGCATGTTCTACGGGCTTGGCTTCAGCTTTGGTCCGCTCGGCATCAAGCTGCTGCATTTCGGCAATATGGCTCCTTTTATCGTTTTGTCCGGCCTGTTTCTGGCTTTGGTTCTGATAATTATTTACAGACTAAAGGATACCCATCCTCCGCGGCAGGAAACTCATGAAGAAAAAGGCGGAAGAAGGTATGCCAAGGTGTATGCCCTGGCCTGGTTTGCCTTGATTCCGGCTTTACTTTACGGCTATATGGAAGCCGGCATGAGCGGAACCTTCCCGGTATACGGCCTGCGGATCGGTCTGGATTCGGGAGAAATATCTACGCTGCTGCCTTTCTTTGGCATCGGCGGCCTGATTCTTCAGCTGCCGCTCGGGCTGCTAAGCGACCGGATCGGGCGTAAAAAAGTGTTGATGGCGGCCGGACTGCTCGGCGGTCTGCTGTTCTTCGCCGTTCCGCTTAGCGGAGCGTCTTTCTGGCCGCTCCTGATTATTTTTATGCTGGCCGGCGGCCTGGTCAGTTCGTTTTTCTCGCTGGGGCTCGCCTTTGCGGCGGACATTTTGCCCCGCACCTTGCTTCCTGCCGCCAATGTCGTTGCTTCGTTCCATTTCAACGCGGGCAGCATGGTTGGCCCGAACTTCAGCGGCGCGCTGATGGAAGCAGGGCTTACGAGCGCGCTGTTCCTGCTGCTGGGCTCAGGGTACATTCTGTTTGCGTTATCCGGATTCCTGTTTAAAGGCAGCCCGTCTAAAAGCAAAACGATATAA
- a CDS encoding phosphonate ABC transporter ATP-binding protein encodes MYKVAGLTKHMSSEEKTIFDHISLEFGEGEMIGVVGPSGSGKSTLLRCLALRTRWNEGTYTSQGESLITGSGGASMKNKSRFAYLEQNPQLNPNKTAHKNVLIGQAGQTPWWRRLTGAVRSDDYMGAMDELERFGLLDKAKIPAGKLSGGEKQRIAICMALVHGATVITADEPVVGLDPHSADHVLQTLKSICEEQNKTVIAALPIELAERWCTRIWGISEGKLVLDVAGRRLTGSEKKLI; translated from the coding sequence ATGTATAAAGTTGCGGGCTTGACAAAACATATGTCTTCAGAAGAGAAAACCATTTTTGATCACATTTCCCTGGAATTCGGGGAAGGAGAAATGATTGGCGTCGTGGGGCCAAGCGGCAGCGGAAAAAGCACCTTACTGCGCTGTCTGGCGCTTCGGACCCGTTGGAACGAAGGCACTTATACCTCGCAGGGGGAGAGCTTGATTACCGGAAGCGGCGGCGCTTCTATGAAAAATAAATCCCGGTTCGCATATCTTGAACAGAATCCTCAGCTGAACCCGAACAAAACAGCGCATAAAAACGTGCTGATCGGTCAAGCCGGCCAAACGCCATGGTGGCGCCGCTTGACCGGTGCCGTCCGTTCGGATGATTATATGGGAGCGATGGACGAGCTGGAGCGGTTCGGCCTGCTGGATAAAGCCAAGATTCCGGCGGGCAAGCTGAGCGGCGGAGAGAAGCAGCGCATTGCCATCTGCATGGCGCTGGTTCACGGCGCCACGGTAATCACGGCCGATGAGCCGGTGGTCGGACTGGATCCGCATTCTGCTGATCATGTGCTCCAGACGCTCAAGTCCATTTGCGAGGAGCAGAACAAGACGGTCATAGCCGCCCTGCCGATCGAGCTGGCTGAGCGGTGGTGCACCCGGATCTGGGGAATCTCGGAAGGCAAGCTGGTGCTCGATGTGGCCGGCAGAAGATTAACCGGCAGCGAGAAGAAGCTGATTTAG
- a CDS encoding response regulator transcription factor has product MSKVLILEDEESIRSFIVINLKRNGFDVLEAADGYEALSKLTTVPDIDIALLDVMVPGIDGFEVCRRVRETNERIGIIFLTAKVQEQDKVYALSVGADDHVSKPFSPTELIARIHSLLRRVNVYRESSAKVSFTSGPFSLDLISKQFKKNGQLLELTPTEFSLIQYFLEQENTPLSRDVLLDHVWGKDYMGDPKIVDVNIRRLRQKIESNPSEPEYLQTVWGHGYKWKGDSK; this is encoded by the coding sequence GTGAGTAAAGTATTGATATTGGAAGATGAAGAATCCATTCGCAGTTTTATCGTCATCAATCTGAAACGCAACGGATTTGATGTCCTGGAAGCGGCGGACGGCTATGAAGCGTTAAGCAAGCTGACTACGGTTCCGGATATTGACATTGCTTTGCTCGATGTCATGGTTCCGGGGATCGACGGGTTTGAAGTGTGCCGGAGAGTTCGCGAGACGAACGAACGGATCGGCATTATTTTTCTGACGGCCAAAGTGCAAGAGCAGGATAAGGTGTATGCCTTGTCCGTCGGCGCGGATGACCATGTCAGCAAGCCATTCAGTCCAACCGAGCTGATTGCTAGAATCCATTCGCTGCTGCGCCGGGTCAATGTTTACCGGGAGAGCAGCGCGAAGGTGTCGTTCACATCCGGACCTTTTTCGCTGGACCTCATCTCCAAGCAGTTCAAGAAAAACGGGCAGCTGCTGGAGCTGACGCCAACTGAATTTTCGCTGATTCAATATTTCCTCGAGCAGGAGAATACGCCGCTTAGCCGGGATGTGCTGCTGGACCATGTCTGGGGCAAAGATTATATGGGCGATCCGAAGATTGTGGATGTCAATATCCGCCGGCTGCGGCAGAAAATCGAAAGCAATCCATCCGAGCCTGAATACCTGCAGACGGTATGGGGTCACGGCTACAAATGGAAAGGCGATAGTAAATGA
- a CDS encoding sensor histidine kinase, which yields MIKKGIGRQIVMHYFIVVFVTLLLVEVIFMFAIRSYYYNSISTHLENYAAWASDYFQKYVKQNEDDELSYLPDMIQTFKLVNTEVEIVNGDGVVLTNSTDFQVDKPVQTSDVLQAKAGSISKWIGRQPGTGELVMAVSSPLKVNGTNKFIIRYVTSLELVNEKLLNITLLAIVIGLVVLAVVLLFSMGLANSIVKPINNIQAVSSQMAKGDFDVRVKGDYAYELGELAATLNFMAQEIVRSNQIKDDFISSISHELRTPLTGIKGWSETLTMGGFDKEETEIGMKIISKETDRLIGLVEEMLDFSKLQQNEMKLVIGSVNITELLQEIMLNVWAKAEQKQIHLKLEGETEQPVMVSGDANRLKQVFLNIVDNAIKFSHENSIIYLVVSKGDESATISVKDTGIGISEENLRRVKDRFFQVNHQGGGTGLGLAITQQLVELHKGTINMESELGTGTTVQVTLPLMKAGAEPPADSGDAGNSFSDEETGPVSKDL from the coding sequence ATGATCAAAAAGGGCATCGGCCGCCAGATCGTCATGCATTATTTCATCGTGGTGTTTGTGACACTGCTGCTTGTTGAAGTGATCTTTATGTTCGCGATCCGGTCTTATTATTACAACAGCATAAGCACTCATTTAGAGAACTACGCGGCCTGGGCTTCGGATTATTTCCAGAAGTATGTCAAGCAGAATGAAGATGACGAGCTGAGTTATTTGCCGGACATGATCCAGACCTTCAAGCTGGTGAATACCGAGGTGGAGATCGTAAACGGCGACGGGGTGGTGCTGACGAACAGCACGGACTTCCAGGTCGATAAACCTGTGCAGACAAGCGATGTGCTGCAGGCTAAAGCAGGGAGCATCAGCAAATGGATTGGCAGGCAGCCGGGGACCGGGGAGCTGGTCATGGCGGTTTCAAGTCCGCTCAAGGTAAACGGCACAAACAAATTCATTATCAGGTATGTGACGTCGCTTGAGCTGGTCAATGAAAAGCTGCTGAATATTACGCTGCTTGCCATCGTCATCGGGCTTGTTGTACTGGCGGTCGTGCTGCTGTTCAGCATGGGCCTGGCGAACTCGATCGTGAAGCCGATCAATAATATTCAGGCCGTTTCCTCCCAGATGGCGAAGGGGGACTTTGACGTCAGGGTCAAAGGCGACTATGCTTACGAACTTGGTGAGCTGGCCGCCACCCTAAACTTTATGGCTCAGGAGATTGTGCGGAGCAATCAGATCAAGGATGATTTTATCTCTTCCATTTCCCATGAGCTGCGCACGCCGCTGACCGGCATTAAAGGCTGGAGCGAAACGCTGACGATGGGCGGCTTCGACAAGGAAGAAACGGAAATCGGCATGAAGATTATTTCCAAAGAAACGGATCGTTTGATTGGTCTAGTCGAGGAAATGCTTGACTTCAGCAAGCTGCAGCAGAATGAGATGAAGCTGGTCATCGGAAGCGTCAATATTACCGAGCTGCTGCAGGAGATTATGCTGAATGTTTGGGCTAAAGCCGAGCAGAAGCAAATCCATTTGAAGCTGGAAGGGGAGACCGAGCAGCCTGTGATGGTGTCCGGGGATGCCAACCGGCTGAAGCAGGTTTTCTTAAACATCGTCGATAACGCGATCAAATTTTCGCACGAGAATTCGATTATTTACCTGGTAGTGTCCAAAGGAGACGAATCAGCGACGATCAGTGTTAAGGATACCGGGATCGGGATCAGTGAAGAGAATCTGCGCCGCGTCAAGGACCGTTTCTTCCAGGTAAATCATCAAGGCGGGGGAACCGGGCTTGGCCTGGCGATTACCCAGCAGCTCGTCGAGCTCCATAAAGGGACCATCAACATGGAAAGCGAGCTGGGCACGGGGACAACGGTTCAGGTGACCCTGCCGCTTATGAAAGCAGGTGCGGAGCCTCCTGCTGATTCCGGTGATGCTGGAAATTCTTTTAGCGATGAAGAAACGGGCCCGGTTTCCAAAGACCTTTAA
- a CDS encoding FG-GAP repeat domain-containing protein, whose product MERGMRLKGRNKLGVLLVCLLMFVLSGCNLDFDPKASMKAPQLTSDNESLKSVVNQYLAQLPSGGTLIRPNDDGTTSLIRVVDLDGDGHNEALIFYETPDDPVPIHGVIFVNKNGTWAPQAKIDGEGQVLESLRLADLTNDGKIDIIAGYSSGEQQVQKGLSVYSYVDGKLEKILVELPYTYYVVNDLNADGKTDLSIVYFKKNEFSNVTTYQYDGKSFEQLNKLDLDSNINGYYNMVTGKISTGGEQGIMLDVSLNAAGNSSYTLVITMKGGKLIQVLGQDQTFKDERIPSGDVNGDGILEYGLLQKPAGWDGFSLEDIPWLYNYYQVDSGGKPVWEEFLGLPIPTDLIGKVTVDTKSIKNQYIKFVRTDNGHTVLEVKYFTLSQWDRNKADWKLLERTTDRVIGYRGLNTNAKVGWGEQ is encoded by the coding sequence ATGGAAAGAGGGATGCGGTTGAAAGGCAGAAACAAACTGGGCGTTCTGCTTGTATGTCTACTCATGTTTGTATTAAGCGGCTGCAATCTGGACTTTGATCCGAAAGCTTCGATGAAAGCGCCGCAGCTCACTTCCGATAATGAATCGTTAAAGAGTGTGGTTAACCAATACTTAGCCCAGCTGCCGAGCGGCGGCACGCTGATACGTCCAAACGACGATGGGACAACAAGTCTGATTCGAGTGGTGGATCTTGATGGCGATGGACATAATGAAGCGCTTATCTTCTATGAAACGCCTGACGATCCCGTGCCGATTCACGGCGTCATATTCGTTAATAAGAACGGGACCTGGGCTCCTCAGGCTAAAATTGACGGAGAGGGACAGGTGCTGGAGTCATTAAGGCTGGCCGATTTAACCAATGACGGGAAGATCGACATCATTGCCGGTTATTCAAGCGGTGAGCAGCAGGTGCAGAAGGGGTTGTCCGTTTATTCTTATGTAGACGGGAAGTTAGAGAAAATTCTGGTTGAGCTTCCGTACACCTATTACGTGGTCAACGATTTGAATGCGGACGGCAAAACGGATCTTTCGATCGTCTATTTCAAGAAAAACGAGTTCTCCAACGTGACCACCTATCAATATGACGGGAAGTCCTTCGAGCAGCTTAACAAGCTGGATCTCGATTCCAACATAAACGGATATTACAATATGGTGACCGGTAAGATTTCGACCGGCGGCGAACAGGGAATTATGCTTGACGTTTCCTTAAACGCGGCGGGCAACTCGTCTTATACTCTCGTCATTACAATGAAGGGCGGCAAGCTGATCCAAGTGCTGGGCCAGGATCAAACCTTCAAGGATGAACGGATACCGAGCGGCGACGTGAACGGGGATGGCATTCTCGAATACGGGCTGCTTCAGAAGCCGGCGGGTTGGGACGGCTTCTCCCTGGAAGACATCCCCTGGCTGTATAATTATTATCAGGTGGATTCCGGAGGCAAGCCGGTCTGGGAAGAATTCCTGGGCCTGCCTATCCCGACGGATCTGATTGGCAAGGTTACGGTTGATACGAAGTCGATCAAGAATCAATACATCAAATTTGTAAGGACGGACAACGGGCACACGGTGCTTGAAGTCAAATATTTCACTTTATCCCAGTGGGACCGGAACAAGGCAGACTGGAAGCTGCTCGAACGCACCACAGACCGGGTCATTGGCTACCGGGGGCTTAATACGAACGCCAAGGTCGGCTGGGGGGAGCAATAG
- a CDS encoding HAD family hydrolase, translating to MTSQPHLHQHIIFDMDDTLIYCNKYFEAVLEDFTRLLRHFLGKDRLTAEEIRAKQVEIDVAGVHQVGFASHHFPESMVETYRYFATLLGHPISQIEEARITKLGLSVYDQLVEPYPGMIETLDVLKAQGHDLYLYTGGEAAIQQRKIDQMKLDVYFGDRIYIRQHKNVEALEEIIALHQFDRSRTWMIGNSLRTDIEPAIKAGINCIYLKQPDEWVYNIIELKPAKDTTMYTITSLQQVPEVIAENIAVKHKRTL from the coding sequence ATGACAAGCCAACCACATTTGCATCAGCACATTATCTTTGATATGGATGACACCCTGATCTACTGCAATAAATATTTTGAAGCGGTGCTGGAGGACTTTACCCGTCTCCTTCGCCATTTTCTGGGCAAGGACCGGCTGACCGCAGAGGAAATCCGGGCCAAGCAAGTCGAGATAGACGTGGCCGGTGTTCACCAGGTCGGGTTCGCGAGCCATCACTTTCCGGAATCCATGGTCGAAACGTACCGGTATTTCGCTACTCTGCTCGGCCACCCGATCAGTCAGATTGAGGAAGCACGAATTACCAAGCTGGGGTTAAGTGTATACGATCAGCTGGTGGAGCCTTACCCGGGAATGATCGAAACCCTGGACGTGCTGAAAGCGCAAGGTCATGACTTGTACCTGTATACGGGCGGCGAAGCCGCCATCCAGCAGCGCAAAATCGATCAGATGAAGCTTGACGTTTATTTTGGAGACCGCATCTATATCCGGCAGCATAAAAATGTCGAGGCGCTGGAAGAAATCATTGCCCTGCACCAATTTGACCGCAGCCGGACCTGGATGATCGGCAACAGCCTTCGGACTGATATCGAACCGGCCATCAAAGCAGGCATCAACTGCATTTATTTGAAACAACCGGACGAATGGGTATACAATATTATCGAATTAAAACCGGCTAAAGATACGACGATGTACACCATTACTTCGCTG
- a CDS encoding ArsR/SmtB family transcription factor: protein MSYKVRVDVSSIYEFLNSFIIFSSSRWINNLDLGHEWVAESRAKLTRHEAELFDEASSWPFVNVDLLLGWAIQRKPKMQIPDFLDYLEYGDTEDVHSQVLKLMPNLKPDAIEFVRTRYVPLLRIWYERYFKHIELEHEHYLREDVLEKKALESKIEPVDLIEISTSGILVGDHLPIDEVVLLPTLHLRPLNTYCFFDRVLMLQYPVDFPEKEGQPPNILLRLTRALAEPKRLNLLRFISECGPLSLSEMKERLPELADQLTHHLMLLRVAGLLRIHLEVNQQENQHETYSLREDGIADLQIFLESYIQV from the coding sequence ATGTCCTACAAAGTAAGGGTGGACGTATCTTCGATCTACGAATTCCTGAACAGCTTTATCATTTTCAGCAGCTCCCGATGGATCAACAATCTGGATCTGGGGCATGAATGGGTGGCGGAATCAAGAGCCAAGCTGACCCGTCATGAAGCAGAGCTGTTTGATGAAGCCTCGAGCTGGCCCTTTGTCAATGTCGATCTCCTTCTGGGCTGGGCCATTCAAAGAAAACCGAAGATGCAAATCCCTGATTTTCTGGATTATTTGGAGTACGGGGACACCGAGGACGTGCATAGCCAGGTTCTGAAGCTGATGCCCAATCTGAAGCCTGACGCCATTGAATTTGTCCGCACCCGTTATGTCCCGCTTCTGCGCATATGGTACGAACGATATTTTAAACACATAGAACTGGAACACGAGCACTATCTGCGGGAAGACGTTCTTGAGAAGAAGGCTCTGGAAAGTAAAATAGAGCCCGTAGATTTAATAGAGATCTCCACCAGCGGTATTCTGGTTGGCGACCACCTTCCCATTGACGAAGTGGTGCTGCTGCCTACCCTGCACTTGAGACCTTTAAATACATATTGTTTTTTTGACCGCGTGCTGATGCTGCAGTACCCGGTAGATTTTCCGGAAAAAGAAGGACAGCCGCCGAACATTCTTCTCCGCCTGACCAGAGCGCTGGCCGAACCCAAGCGGCTGAACCTGCTGCGGTTTATTTCGGAATGCGGCCCGCTGTCCCTCTCGGAGATGAAGGAACGGCTGCCCGAGCTGGCCGATCAGCTGACCCATCACCTGATGCTGCTCCGGGTTGCCGGTCTGCTTCGCATTCATCTGGAGGTTAACCAGCAGGAGAACCAGCATGAAACCTACAGCCTTCGTGAAGACGGCATCGCCGATCTCCAAATTTTTCTTGAATCGTACATTCAGGTATAA